One region of Solea senegalensis isolate Sse05_10M linkage group LG14, IFAPA_SoseM_1, whole genome shotgun sequence genomic DNA includes:
- the angptl3 gene encoding angiopoietin-related protein 3 has protein sequence MMKLFFLMLLLASFTAAVRVETSSKERQPTLPTQVFTMEPSPTETKSRFAMLDDVRLLANGLLQLGQSLREFVHKTKAQINDIFQKLNIFDRSFYQLSVVTSEIKEEEEELKKTTNFLKANNEEIKNLSLEINTKINGILQERTQLQSKVGSLEERLKGLSQSIVPAELSEITTLKQVIEAQEKTINNLLKAVQEQHDQLDHQKNKIKNLEEKLSDDIFQDTVDKPMDSDTAVPDMFEYLTENATGLDTRDLPMDCSELFHKGETKSGIHVIKPNRSEPFNVYCEMDSDGGSTVIQQRIDGSVDFDQTWVKYEKGFGDLEKDFWLGLKKIHSLAQQGAYILRVDMEDWKEDKHWAEYRFSMEGPSKDYTLQVSNFSGDLADAMANITGIRFSTKGRNNDKNRNPNCTRSYTGGWWFNGCGETNLNGRYLWLRTKGRSSRRRGIHWKPGMGSSYSLKMTKISLRPVLSPKTLN, from the exons atgatgaagttgttttttctaATGCTGCTACTTGCTagtttcactgctgctgtccgTGTGGAAACCTCAAGTAAAGAAAGGCAGCCCACCCTGCCCACACAGGTCTTTACCATGGAACCAAGCCCTACCGAGACCAAGTCACGCTTTGCCATGCTGGATGATGTTCGACTACTTGCAAACGGCCTCCTTCAGCTTGGCCAGAGTTTACGGGAGTTTGTGCACAAGACCAAGGCCCAAATCAACGATATCTTTCAGAAGCTTAACATCTTCGACCGCTCTTTCTACCAGCTTTCAGTCGTCACTTCAGAGAtcaaggaggaagaggaggagctgaagaaaaCCACCAATTTCTTGAAGGCCAACAATGAGGAGATCAAGAACTTGTCACTGGAAATCAACACTAAGATCAACGGCATCCTGCAGGAGCGCACACAGCTGCAGAGCAAGGTGGGAAGCCTCGAGGAGAGGCTGAAGGGACTGTCACAGAGCATTGTCCCGGCTGAACTCAGTGAAATCACAACACTCAAG CAAGTGATTGAAGCACaagagaaaacaatcaacaaccTACTGAAAGCTGTGCAAGAGCAGCACGATCAACTCGACCACCAGAAAAACAAGATCAAAAACCTGGAGGAAAAG CtaagtgatgacatttttcaaGATACAGTCGACAAGCCAATGGATTCAGACACTGCAGTTCCTGATATGTTTGAATATCTGACAGAAAATGCAACTGGCCTAGATACAAGAG ACCTCCCCATGGACTGCAGTGAGCTGTTTCACAAAGGCGAGACAAAGAGTGGAATCCATGTGATCAAGCCAAACCGATCAGAGCCATTCAACGTTTACTGTGAAATGGATTCAG ATGGAGGTTCAACCGTCATCCAGCAGAGGATCGATGGGTCAGTGGATTTTGACCAGACATGGGTGAAATATGAGAAAGGTTTTGGAGATCTGGAAA AGGACTTCTGGCTGGGCTTAAAGAAGATCCACAGTCTTGCACAGCAGGGAGCTTACATCCTACGAGTTGATATGGAGGACTGGAAGGAGGATAAGCACTGGGCTGAGTACCGTTTCTCAATGGAGGGTCCCTCCAAGGACTACACTCTTCAAGTCAGCAACTTTTCTGGTGACCTAGCTGATGCCATGGCCAACATAACAGGCATTAGATTCTCCACCAAAGGCagaaataatgataaaaaccGAAATCCCAACTGCACTCGTAGTTACACAG GTGGTTGGTGGTTCAATGGCTGCGGCGAGACTAATCTTAATGGACGATATTTGTGGCTGAGGACAAAAGGTCGCTCTTCAAGGAGAAGGGGCATTCACTGGAAGCCTGGCATGGGGTCTTCATACTCCCTCAAGATGACCAAGATCAGCCTACGACCGGTCCTCTCACCTAAAACCCTCAACTGA
- the dock7 gene encoding dedicator of cytokinesis protein 7 isoform X23: MAERRAFAQKISRTVAAEVRKQIAGQYGGSPQLFKNLNVGTTTTNTVPLTEAVEPVDFEEYLITHPPIVESGPLRDLIEFPHDDIEVIYTPRECRTVVQAVPEEGDTDAHVRDCVRSYTEDWAIVNRKYHKLGTGFNPNTLDKQKERQKGLPKQVFEADEMPDNSSYQDDQDDLKRRSMSIDDTPRGSWACSIFDLKNSLPDALLPHLLDRAPNEEIDRHNEEHRKASRHRELFALHPALDEEEPIERHCVPEVPKEHFGQRLLVKCLSLKFEIEIEPIFASLALYDVKEKKKISENFFFDLNSEQTKGMLRPHIQTAAISTLARSAIFSITYPSQDVFLVIKLEKVLQQGDIGECAEPYMVFKESDAAKNKEKLEKLRGQSEQFCQRLGRYRMPFAWTAIHLMNIVNSAGSLERDTELEMSLSERKGSWSERRNSSIMGRRSLERTTSGDEACSLTGFRPATLTITNFFKQEGDRLSDEDLYKFLADMRRPSSVLRRLRPITAQLKLDISPAPENPHYCLTPDLQQVKPYPDSRVRPTREILEFPARDVYVPNTTYRNLLYVNPQSLNFANRQGSARNITVKVQFMNGEDPNNAMPVIFGKSSCADFAKEAYTAVVYHNRSPDFHDEVKIKLPASLSDHHHILFTFYHVSCQQKQNTPLETPVGYTWIPMLQNGRLRTGHFCLPVSLEKPPQSYSVLSPDVPLPGMKWVDNHRGVFNVEVVAVSAIHTQDQYLDKFFALVHALDEHMFPVRIGDMRIMENNLEAELKTSIAALNSSQLEPVVRFLHLLLDKLVLLVVRPPVIAGQIVNLGQASFEVMASIVNRLHKYLDTSQDMHGRNSLLSSYIHYVFRLPSNDPNSPSPDPNSSLTGPGGLGGSVHYATMARSAVRPASLNLNRSRSLSNSNPDISGTPTSPDDEVRSIIGSKGLDRSNSWVNTMGCKNSPWGSSPGSAPETMQAMERCGNRMSSHTESASFLQTLTGRLPTKKALP; encoded by the exons ATGGCTGAACGCCGCGCCTTCGCCCAAAAAATCAGCAG GACTGTGGCAGCAGAGGTCAGGAAGCAGATAGCTGGCCAGTATGGTGGCTCACCACAGCTATTTAAAAACCTCAATGTTGGGACCACAACAACCAACACA GTTCCCCTCACAGAGGCGGTGGAGCCAGTGGATTTTGAGGAGTACCTCATCACTCACCCTCCCATCGTTGAGTCTGGTCCCCTGAGGGATCTGATTGAGTTTCCCCATGATGACATTGAGGTCATTTACACACCCAGAGAGTGTCGCACTGTGGTACAAGCAGTCCCTGAGGAAGG GGACACTGATGCTCACGTCAGAGACTGTGTCCGATCATACACAGAGGACTGGGCCATTGTCAACAGAAA atatcacaaactcggTACGGGCTTTAACCCCAACACGTTGGACAAGCAGAAGGAGCGTCAGAAAGGCCTACCCAAACAAGTGTTTGAGGCTGATGAGATGCCTGACAACAGCAGCTACCAGGATGACCAG GATGACCTGAAGCGGCGGTCGATGTCTATAGACGACACACCTCGTGGCAGCTGGGCCTGCAGCATCTTTGACTTGAAGAACTCACTCCCTGATGCTCTCCTCCCTCACCTGCTCGACCGTGCTCCCAACGAGGAGATTGACAGGCACAACGAAGAGCATCGCAAGGCCAGCCGCCACCGTGAACTCTTTGCTCTGCATCCTGCCCTTGATGAG GAGGAGCCCATTGAACGCCATTGTGTGCCCGAGGTACCTAAAGAACACTTTGGCCAGAGGCTACTCGTCAAGTGCTTGTCCTTGAA gTTTGAGATCGAAATTGAACCCATATTTGCTAGTTTGGCCTTATATGATgtcaaggaaaagaaaaag ATATCAGAGAACTTTTTCTTTGACCTGAACTCTGAGCAGACGAAGGGAATGCTGCGTCCACACATTCAGACAGCGGCCATCTCTACACTGGCACGCTCTGCTATATTTTCTATCACCTATCCCTCTCAGGATGTCTTCCTGGTCATCAAG TTGGAAAAAGTTCTGCAGCAGGGTGATATTGGAGAGTGTGCGGAGCCTTACATGGTCTTCAAGGAGTCTGATGCTGCCAAG aATAAAGAGAAGCTGGAGAAGCTCCGCGGTCAATCAGAACAGTTCTGCCAACGTCTTGGTCGCTATCGAATGCCTTTTGCTTGGACTGCTATTCATCTTATGAATATTGTGAACAGTGCTGGGAGTCTTGAGAGAGATACAGAGCTGGAGATGAGCCTCTcag AGAGAAAAGGCTCCTGGTCAGAACGCAGGAACTCGAGCATTATGGGAAGGCGTTCCCTGGAGAGGACCACCAGTGGAGATGAGGCATGTAGTCTGACAGGTTTCAGACCTGCGACACTTACCATCACCAACTTCTTCAAACAG gagGGCGACAGGCTAAGTGATGAGGACTTGTATAAGTTTCTAGCAGATATGAGAAGACCTTCATCAGTTCTGAGGAGGCTCAGACCCATCACAG CCCAGTTGAAGTTGGACATTTCTCCAGCTCCAGAGAACCCCCACTATTGCTTGACCCCCGACCTCCAGCAGGTGAAACCTTACCCTGACAGCAGAGTACGCCCCACCAGGGAGATCCTGGAGTTTCCTGCAAGGGATGTCTATGTGCCAAACACTACATACAG gaaTCTGCTGTATGTGAACCCACAGAGTCTTAACTTCGCCAACCGCCAAGGGTCTGCCCGCAACATCACTGTGAAAGTGCAATTTATGAACGGAGAGGATCCAAACAATGCAATGCCG GTGATATTTGGGAAGTCCAGCTGTGCAGATTTCGCTAAAGAGGCCTACACTGCTGTTGTGTATCATAACAG ATCACCTGACTTTCATGATGAGGTCAAGATCAAGTTGCCTGCCTCCCTGTCGGACCACCATCACATTCTCTTCACCTTTTACCATGTCAGCTGCCAGCAGAAGCAGAATACACCTCTGGAAACGCCTGTGGGATACACG TGGATCCCCATGTTGCAGAATGGCCGTCTCCGGACGGGACACTTCTGCCTTCCTGTGTCTCTGGAAAAGCCTCCACAATCCTACTCTGTTCTCTCACCAGAT GTCCCTCTCCCAGGGATGAAGTGGGTGGACAACCATCGAGGAGTATTTAATGTGGAAGTGGTGGCTGTTTCTGCCATCCACACACAG GACCAGTACCTGGATAAGTTCTTTGCCTTGGTCCATGCCCTGGATGAGCACATGTTCCCAGTCAGGATAGGAGACATGCGTATCATGGAGAACAACCTGGAGGCAGAGCTTAAGACCAGCATCGCAGCTCTCAACTCTTCCCAGCTGGAACCAGTGGTCCGATTCCTTCACCTCCTACTTGACAAGTTGGTGTTGCTTGTAGTGCGGCCGCCGGTCATTGCTGGACAGATAG TGAATCTGGGCCAGGCATCCTTCGAGGTCATGGCATCCATAGTGAACCGGCTTCATAAGTACCTGGACACCAGCCAAGACATGCATGGCCGTAACAGCCTGCTGTCGTCTTATATCCACTATGTTTTCCGCTTGCCCAGCAATGACCCCAACTCACCATCGCCAG ACCCCAACTCATCCTTAACAG GCCCGGGGGGTTTAGGAGGTTCGGTACATTATGCCACCATGGCTCGCTCAGCTGTTCGACCAGCCAGCCTCAATCTCAACCGCTCACGTAGCCTCAGCAACAGTAACCCTGACATTTCTGGTACGCCCACCTCTCCTGACGATGAGGTCCGTTCTATCATTGGCAGCAAG GGCTTAGACCGCTCCAACTCGTGGGTGAACACCATGGGGTGTAAGAATTCTCCCTGGGGATCCAGCCCTGGGTCCGCACCAGAAACCATGCAG GCCATGGAGCGCTGTGGCAATCGCATGTCTTCGCACACTGAGAGCGCCAGTTTCTTGCAAACTTTAACTGGACGGTTACCCACAAAAAA AGCTCTTCCATGA